From Procambarus clarkii isolate CNS0578487 chromosome 49, FALCON_Pclarkii_2.0, whole genome shotgun sequence, a single genomic window includes:
- the LOC138351242 gene encoding cerebellin-3-like has product MAVTLIWMVLVGLLAIGIDSEEHSFNSLHNETGPLANVSTNATTKRQRDVTPHVSFNVKRATDKLTAVAHVHFQEVVTNTGGGWDNTTSEFVVPVAGRYLFIFGAISDQTSNFALSLTHNGVNRATAYATTTTLEYASTSVTLDLYTLDRIYLQLQQGRIHERPGEETFTTFVGYLLVPW; this is encoded by the exons ATGGCCGTAACCCTTATCTGGATGGTACTTGTGGGTCTCCTAGCAATAGGTATAGACTCTGAAGAGCACTCTTTCAATAGTCTTCACAACGAGACCGGACCCCTCGCCAACGTCTCTACTAACGCCACTACAAAACGTCAGAGGGACGTGAC GCCTCATGTGTCCTTCAACGTAAAGAGGGCTACAGATAAACTTACCGCCGTCGCTCACGTTCATTTTCAG GAAGTGGTGACCAACACAGGAGGCGGTTGGGACAATACAACCAGCGAGTTCGTGGTTCCTGTTGCAGGACGTTATTTATTCATTTTCGGCGCTATTAGTGACCAGACCAGCAACTTTGC ACTGTCTTTGACCCACAATGGCGTGAATAGGGCGACTGCTTACGCGACAACCACCACCTTGGAATACGCCTCCACCTCGGTGACCCTGGACCTCTACACACTTGACAGGATATACTTACAGTTGCAGCAGGGCAGGATACACGAAAGGCCGGGCGAAGAAACTTTTACAACCTTCGTGGGTTATCTTCTCGTCCCCTGGTAA